The Streptomyces sp. B3I8 nucleotide sequence CCCGAGGGGTACGCGGCCTTCGTGCACCCGCGATCCGGCCTCGCCGCCCGCTGCGGTGTCGCTCTGGTGAATGCCCCGGGGACGGTTGATGCCGGGTACCGTGGGGAGATCAAGGTGATCGTGGTGAATCTCGACCCGCGCGAGAGCGTGCGGTTCGAGCGCTTCGACCGGATTGCCCAATTGGTCGTCCAGCAGGTCGAGAGGGTCCGCTTCCAGGAGGTCGCGGAACTTCCCGGCTCGGCGCGGGCCGAGGGGGGCTTCGGGTCCACCGGCGGTCATGCCGCCGTGGGCGGCACAACGGGTGGGAATCGATACGCTTCGGTCGTATCCGACCGGGAAGGACAGTGACGTGTTCGGACGTCGCAAGAAGAAGGGGTCCGCCGACGACGTGGCGGACGCGACGGGCGAGGCCGAGCAGGTCGTCGACGGCGTCGACACCGAGGCGGACGACGAACAGGCCGAGGGCGGGCGTGAGCGCGTACGACTCGCACCCGGACCGCGGCCCGACGGCCCCTGGGACGAGTCCGAGGTGCGCGACCCCGCCGAGGGCCGGGTCGACCTCGGCGGTCTGTTCGTGCCCGGTGTGGACGGCATGGAACTGCGGGTCGAGGTTGCCGGTGACGCGATCGTCGCCGCCACCGTCGTACTGCGCGACAGCGCCATCCAGCTGCAGGGCTTCGCCGCCCCGAAGCGCGAGGGCATCTGGGGCGAGGTCCGCGAGGAGATCGCCGGCGGCATCACCCAGCAGGGCGGCATCGTCGACGAGGTCGAGGGTCCGCTCGGCTGGGAGCTGCGGGCCCAGGTGCCCGTGCAGCTGCCGGACGGCACCGGCGGCTTCCAGGTGGTGCGGTTCGTCGGCGTGGACGGCCCCCGCTGGTTCCTGCGCGGGGTGATCTCCGGGCAGGGCGCCGTGCAGCCGCAGGCGGCCGGGCTCCTTGAGCAGATCTTCAGGGACACGGTCGTGGTCCGCGGCGAGGGCCCGATGGCGCCCCGCGACCCGATCGTCCTCAAGCTGCCCAACGACGCGCAGATGGTGCCCGAGAGCGTGCAGCAGCAGGAGGAGGGCTCGCGCTTCTCCGGCGGCATGGGGCAGCTCCAACGCGGACCGGAGATCACCGAGGTCCGCTGAGGACGCCGTCCGCCGAGCGTGCCCGCTCCGCTTCGTACGGGGGCCGCATCCCTGGTGGGGTGCGGCCCTTTCGCCTGTCCGCACCCGTACGGGGGACATCCGGCGACCCGGGAACCCGGGCCGCCTCCCGGCCGTTCGACGGGCGAGCGCGGATGGGGATCGCGGGTGGGAATCCGGTGAGAACGCCGGACGCGTCGGCACACGGGGGAGGGTTCATGAGCCTGGTCGTCACCAAAAACGGTACCGGGGCGCAGACCGGGACGATGGTGCGCGTCGAGGAGGTCCACAAGTCGTACGGCACCGGCGCCGCCGCCGTGCACGCGCTGCGCGGCGTCTCCTTCGACGTGCCCGGGGGCGAGCTCGTCGCCCTCAAAGGCCGTTCCGGGTCCGGCAAGACCACCCTGCTCAATCTGATCGGCGGGCTCGACGAGCCGGACGCGGGCCGGATCACCGTCGCCGGACTCGACCTCGGTGACCTCGGCGAGGAGGACCTGCTCGCACTGCGGCGGGACCGGATCGGCTTCGTCTTCCAGACCTTCGGCCTCATACCGATCCTCACCGCCGCCGAGAACGTGGGGGTGCCGCTGCGGCTGCGCCGTGCGGCCCGCCGGGAGCGGGAGGAGCGGGTGGCGCTGCTGCTGTCGCTCGTCGGACTCGCCGACCAAGCGGAGCAGCGGCCGGGCGAACTGTCCGGGGGACAGCAGCAGCGGGTGGCCATCGCACGGGCGCTGGCCAACAGCCCGTCGCTCCTGATAGCGGACGAGCCGACCGGACAGCTCGACGCGGAGACGGGGCTCGCGGTGATGGAACTGCTGCGCGCGGTGGTGCGCAGCGAGGGCGTCACGGCCGTGGTCGCCACGCACGACGCGACGCTGCTGGGGCTGGCGGACCGGGTACTGGAACTCGGCGACGGCGAGCTGACCGAAGGCTGAACGCTCGCGGCCGACCCCGTGGGCGTGACCGCCGTCAGCGTTGCGTCAAGGACGCCGTGAACCGTGCCCACCGCTCGTTTCGCCACAATCATGAGCCGTAGGTTCGACGCCGCGCACGCGGTGGGACATGGCGGCGCGGTGCGGCACGGAGGGACGATGAGGCGATGGGACGCGGCACACTACGGATCTATCTCGGGGCGGCACCGGGCGTCGGCAAGACCTACGCCATGCTCTGCGAGGCCGGGCGCCGTGTCGAACGCGGCACCGACTGCGTCGTCGGCCACGTCGAACCCCACGGCCGCCCCCGCACCGAGGCGCTGCTGCACGGCCTGGAGCAGGTGCCGCACCGGGAGTTGGAGTACCGGGGCGGCGTCCTCACCGAGATGGACGTCGACGCCGTACTGCGCCGCGCGCCCGCCGTCGTCATGGTCGACGAACTCGCCCACACCAACGTCCCCGGCTCGCGCAACGCCAAGCGCTGGCAGGACGTGGAGGAACTGCTGGCCGCCGGGATCGACGTCGTCTCCACCGTCAACATCCAGCACCTGGAGTCACTCGGCGACGTCGTCGAGTCGATCACGGGGGTGCGGCAGCGGGAGACCGTCCCCGACGAGTTCGTGCGCCGCGCCGACCAGGTCGAGCTCGTCGACATGTCGCCCCAGGCGCTGCGCCGCCGTATGGCGCACGGCAACATCTACCGGTCGGAGAAGGTCGACGCCGCCCTGTCGCACCACTTCCGCCCCGGCAACCTCGCCGCCCTGCGCGAGCTGGCCCTGCTGTGGGTCGCCGACCGGGTCGACGAACACCTCACCCAGTACCGCAGCGACCACCGGGTCTCGACGATATGGGGCTCCCGGGAGCGCATCCTGGTCGGACTGACCGGCGGCCCCGAGGGACGCACCCTGATCCGCCGCGCCGCACGGCTCGCCGAGAAGGGGGCGGGCGGCGAGGTGCTCGCCGTCTACGTCGCCCACAGCGACGGGCTGACCTCCGCCTCGCCCAAGGAACTCGCCGTCCAGCGCACCCTCGTCGAGGACCTCGGCGGCACCTTCCACCACGTGATCGGCGACGACGTCTCCGCCGCGCTGCTCGATTTCGCGCGCGGCGCCAACGCCACACAGATCGTCCTCGGCTCCTCGCGCCGCAAGACCTGGCAGTACGTTCTCGGACCCGGCGTGGGCGCCACGGTCGCCCGGGACTGCGGCCCCGACCTGGACGTGCACATCGTCACCCACGAGGAGGTCGCCAAGGGGCGCGGGTTGCCGGCCGCCCGCGGCGCCCGGCTCGGCCGGGCCCGCATCGTCGCCGGCTGGATCACCGGCGTCGCCGGTCCGGCCCTCCTCGCCCTGCTGCTCGGCACCGTCGACCTCGGTCTCGCCAACGACATGCTGCTCTTCCTGGCGCTGACGGTGGCCGCCGCCCTGCTCGGCGGGCTGCTGCCGGCGCTCGCCTCCGCGGCGGTCGGCTCGGTGCTCCTGAACTACTTCT carries:
- the dut gene encoding dUTP diphosphatase, producing the protein MLVRRVDPDVPLPAYAHPGDAGADLRTVEACELAPGERAVLPTGVSVALPEGYAAFVHPRSGLAARCGVALVNAPGTVDAGYRGEIKVIVVNLDPRESVRFERFDRIAQLVVQQVERVRFQEVAELPGSARAEGGFGSTGGHAAVGGTTGGNRYASVVSDREGQ
- a CDS encoding DUF3710 domain-containing protein, whose protein sequence is MFGRRKKKGSADDVADATGEAEQVVDGVDTEADDEQAEGGRERVRLAPGPRPDGPWDESEVRDPAEGRVDLGGLFVPGVDGMELRVEVAGDAIVAATVVLRDSAIQLQGFAAPKREGIWGEVREEIAGGITQQGGIVDEVEGPLGWELRAQVPVQLPDGTGGFQVVRFVGVDGPRWFLRGVISGQGAVQPQAAGLLEQIFRDTVVVRGEGPMAPRDPIVLKLPNDAQMVPESVQQQEEGSRFSGGMGQLQRGPEITEVR
- a CDS encoding ABC transporter ATP-binding protein — protein: MSLVVTKNGTGAQTGTMVRVEEVHKSYGTGAAAVHALRGVSFDVPGGELVALKGRSGSGKTTLLNLIGGLDEPDAGRITVAGLDLGDLGEEDLLALRRDRIGFVFQTFGLIPILTAAENVGVPLRLRRAARREREERVALLLSLVGLADQAEQRPGELSGGQQQRVAIARALANSPSLLIADEPTGQLDAETGLAVMELLRAVVRSEGVTAVVATHDATLLGLADRVLELGDGELTEG
- a CDS encoding ATP-binding protein encodes the protein MGRGTLRIYLGAAPGVGKTYAMLCEAGRRVERGTDCVVGHVEPHGRPRTEALLHGLEQVPHRELEYRGGVLTEMDVDAVLRRAPAVVMVDELAHTNVPGSRNAKRWQDVEELLAAGIDVVSTVNIQHLESLGDVVESITGVRQRETVPDEFVRRADQVELVDMSPQALRRRMAHGNIYRSEKVDAALSHHFRPGNLAALRELALLWVADRVDEHLTQYRSDHRVSTIWGSRERILVGLTGGPEGRTLIRRAARLAEKGAGGEVLAVYVAHSDGLTSASPKELAVQRTLVEDLGGTFHHVIGDDVSAALLDFARGANATQIVLGSSRRKTWQYVLGPGVGATVARDCGPDLDVHIVTHEEVAKGRGLPAARGARLGRARIVAGWITGVAGPALLALLLGTVDLGLANDMLLFLALTVAAALLGGLLPALASAAVGSVLLNYFYAPPLHRFTIADPRNIVGILIFVGVALAVASVVDLAARRTQQAARLRAESEILSFLAGSVLRGETSLEALLERVRETFAMESAALLERAGGVAPWTCAGAVGSGTRVARPEDADVDVSVGDHMALALSGRVLPASDRRVLAAFAAQAAVVLDRQRLRQAAEQARRLAEGNRIRTALLAAVSHDLRTPLAAIKAAVSSLRADDVAWSEEDRAELLEGIEEGADRLDHLVGNLLDMSRLQTGTVTPLIREIDVDEVVPMALGGVPEDSVELDIPETLPMVAVDPGLLERSVANLVENAVKYGPPGTQVLVAASALADRVEVRVVDRGSGVPDEAKERIFEPFQRHGDAPRGSGVGLGLAVARGFAEAMGGTLTAEDTPGGGLTMVLTLRAAPRPADPADVAGPDAPATVGSDVAGSAAAGSLALSERQAS